The sequence below is a genomic window from Phyllostomus discolor isolate MPI-MPIP mPhyDis1 chromosome 11, mPhyDis1.pri.v3, whole genome shotgun sequence.
TGATTAATTTGGGATTAGAAGTCAGTCAGCATGATTCCTGAGACTATTCTTGAAAGCTGTGTAGTGTTCATGAAAAAGAGAAGTGTAAAGCAGCACTGAAGGTAGAAGAAGGAATATGTGCCAAAGCACCAAGTGCACAGTCTTGTTCAGAAAACAGCAAGCAGTTAACAGTGGGTATGGCAATATTGAGGTATGGTTACCTTCAGATGGCATGATAGAAGATAAGGCCAAAAATTTAGGCTGAGTACATATTCGACTAACGTGTGCCTTCAACATGGAATCTCCATACAAGAAAATGGCAATTCCTTTATTCTAAAAGAGACCAAAaaacctcatttctttttctgagattgtTCTGGCATGACAGAGACTCTGGTTTCACTTTTGTTCAGGACCAGAGCTTCaggccttttcttcctttcaaagcCATAGCATTCAGTTTTTTCTTCAGAGGATACTGTTCTAGGGGTGACCAGATGGAAGCCTTCCATTAATAAAGTGTCAATCAGTAAGTTGAGGACATCAGTTCCATTGGCCAATTTTTCATTATCAGGTTTTATAGAAACATAcctaggacacacacacaaaaaaatgttgaGTTATAAAGCATCCCTTTAATGGccataaaactaaacataaattTGAATTATAACCTCAGATAAAGGCATCATACCATTCTGATCAGGTTTTTTTGAGACTTCATTTATAAATCCAAATCAGTaatttcaaagtaatgaaaacataCCTTGCTGTGATTTCCAAAGTCATTTTAATTCTACATTTAGGGATATAACAAATATTGATGAATTTTCATTGATAAACTATTTTCTAGAGCAGTAAggtcaaacatttattaaatactgtttaaatttgtttaatcattttaatgaacatttaataCATATACAATTTTCCCTCTTGATCTAATTTACCCATTATCAGCACTGACATTCCACACTTTCTTTTGTGATTTACTCCTATCACATGCATTTTCTTCAGGTAAATCTTGCAGATATAAAATATCATGAAGAATTGTCAGTTTTTACTCAATAACTGTCTAATGTTGAAAAGCAAAACATGGGGTCAAAAGGCCTCTGGAGTTGAAATGACAAAACTTTCTATTTCCTGGGAAACCTGATAGATCCAACCCACAtaattcaacaaaaatgtatCTGAACTTTTCAGATTGGTTATATGTTGGCTTTAATAATGTCAGTATAATGTATTCACATAGATATAGTTGTACTGCTCCTTTATTTAACATCAAGGATAGTTATATGTCTTTGTAAGCCTTGGGGATATCTCAAGCCTCCTTAAATTATGATTGAAATAGAGTGGGTTATTGTAGCTCACATTTAGAAGTTcattatagagaaataaaattcaataataaaatataagaattataAAACTACAAAGTACAtatcaaaaaatgtttattatgtctgatatacaaaattttaaaccTTAGTAAATCATTCCATCTACTCCCAAGTCCTAGATCTTGATTGTATAGCCTAGAAagatttttcaaagtgaaaaagaGTTACAGAACATCTCACAAAATTAAGATACAAACAGTATATAGTAGATTATAACAAAGTGGAATGCACTTTGCAAGAAATCACTGAGCCAAAGTACTTAATTCTCTATGAGGCCAAATTGAGAAATGACATTTCAAGGCACCAGAAAAGAAGTcaatgagaaatagaaaatcaaaacatattttaaaaacttaaaaggcAACTACACTTTTCCATTTGacttagtttaaaaaagaaaaaggaaaatacactAAGTGCTACCAGAATTCTATGGCCTAGAATCCTGTGACCATAACTTGATCTTGATAATGTTACCACATCTGCAAGATGCAAGTCAGGTATTTCTAGTACTGTGAACTTGAGAGGTAATTACTGAGCAACCTGCTAGGTTAATAAGACCTTCAAGTAGTAAATCACATTGTGGAACATACTGAACACCTGGATGACACACCAAACTCCTAGGAGTGATTTAGGCTCACTCTTCCACTTTACACCTTCAAAAAACATCTGAATAGAAAGACTCAGGCCAGGgagtgagcaagaaataaacaagattgCTATCTGGCAATCATCTATGGTGGGTCTTCTAAAGCCAGAGATTTCATCCAGTCATCTGAAATCCCAATAATGTCACCTTATTCAGGTTATGTCTCTACTTTGAAATTGGCACtataccaaaaagaaaatcaaatactATTTGGGgatgaaaagatttttaattttaaaaataacttctggtTCTG
It includes:
- the TRIM13 gene encoding E3 ubiquitin-protein ligase TRIM13 isoform X2; protein product: MLVAFSPGPSSSLLWLSVTTWKINQSDFFALGNSNPNEFTCLQGQRYVSIKPDNEKLANGTDVLNLLIDTLLMEGFHLVTPRTVSSEEKTECYGFERKKRPEALVLNKSETRVSVMPEQSQKKK